Proteins encoded by one window of Streptomyces clavuligerus:
- a CDS encoding ABC transporter permease produces MSAGTFTPKPGAAPIGRMIAAQTAFETKMLLRNGEQLLLTIVIPSLLLVLFSTVDIVDTGTEDPVDFLAPGVLALAVMSTAFTGQAIATGFERRYGVLKRLGASPLPRWGLMCAKTLSVLVTEVLQIALLTGIALALGWSPAGDPFSVLLLLVLGTAAFSGLGLLMAGTLRAEATLAAANLVFLLLLMGGGVVVPLDRFPDGVESALSLLPISALSDGLRDVLQHGQSLPWGALGVLALWAAAGLAAAGRFFRWE; encoded by the coding sequence ATGAGCGCCGGTACGTTTACGCCGAAGCCGGGCGCCGCCCCGATCGGCCGGATGATCGCGGCGCAGACCGCGTTCGAGACGAAGATGCTGCTGCGCAACGGCGAACAGCTGCTGCTCACCATCGTCATCCCCTCGCTGCTGCTCGTGCTCTTCTCCACCGTCGACATCGTCGACACGGGCACCGAGGACCCCGTCGACTTCCTCGCCCCCGGGGTGCTCGCGCTCGCCGTGATGTCCACCGCCTTCACCGGCCAGGCCATCGCCACCGGCTTCGAACGGCGCTACGGGGTGCTCAAGCGGCTCGGCGCCTCGCCGCTGCCGCGCTGGGGCCTGATGTGCGCCAAGACCCTGTCGGTCCTGGTCACCGAGGTGCTCCAGATCGCGCTGCTGACCGGGATCGCGCTGGCGCTCGGCTGGTCACCGGCGGGCGACCCCTTCTCCGTGCTGCTGCTGCTCGTCCTCGGGACGGCCGCCTTCAGCGGGCTGGGCCTGCTGATGGCGGGCACCCTGCGGGCCGAGGCCACCCTCGCGGCGGCGAATCTGGTCTTTCTGCTGCTGCTGATGGGCGGCGGGGTGGTCGTGCCGCTGGACCGCTTCCCGGACGGGGTGGAGTCCGCGCTCTCCCTGCTGCCGATATCGGCGCTCTCGGACGGGCTGCGCGACGTGCTCCAGCACGGGCAGTCGCTGCCGTGGGGCGCGCTGGGCGTGCTCGCGCTCTGGGCTGCGGCCGGGCTCGCCGCGGCGGGCCGCTTCTTCCGCTGGGAGTAG